A genomic segment from Xiphophorus maculatus strain JP 163 A chromosome 6, X_maculatus-5.0-male, whole genome shotgun sequence encodes:
- the cdyl gene encoding chromodomain Y-like protein: protein MATEELYEVERIVDRRRSRKGRVEYLVRWRGYSSESDTWEPETHLSACMSYVHEFNRRHLERDAALLRSTRGPPCGAVRPEPRPPTEAPPPDSFGPARRGVDLAKSGIKILVPRSPMNLRPDSEDSPSEAAQSLEAGAQEAHPVPPEVALLEKPAAIQLAPGQERARMGTRPRNQNPLPPLPPPAPVTPMTPAAVHSLCSSGNTGLMEAVTGATGAVGKRRLEERSTFDKRLRVSVRQTESAYRYRDIVVKKQDGFTYILLSTKSSENNALNPEVMKEIQSAMATAASDDSKLVLIGAVGSVFCCGLDFLYFIRRLADDRKKESIKMAETIRTFVNTFIQFRKPIVAAVNGPALGLGAALLPLCDVVWANEKAWFQTPYSTCGQTPDGCSSFTFPRIMGPASANELLLGGRKLTAQEACLKGLVSQVLWPGTFTQEVMLRIKELVAVDSQVLQESKALMRSTSRGALEQANERECEALKRVWGSLQGTDSILQFLQKRTELC, encoded by the exons ATGGCCACGGAAGAGTTGTACGAG GTGGAGCGAATCGTTGACAGGCGGCGGAGCAGAAAGGGGCGGGTGGAGTACCTGGTGAGGTGGAGAGGCTACAGCTCGGAGAGCGACACCTGGGAGCCGGAGACTCACCTGTCCGCCTGCATGTCTTACGTCCACGAGTTCAACCGACGGCACTTGGAACGGGACGCCGCCCTGCTGCGCTCCACCCGTGGCCCCCCCTGCGGCGCCGTCCGACCGGAGCCTCGGCCCCCCACGGAGGCCCCACCCCCGGACTCCTTCGGCCCCGCACGCCGCGGCGTAGACCTGGCCAAGAGCGGAATCAAGATCCTGGTTCCTCGGAGCCCCATGAACCTGCGACCGGACTCGGAGGACTCGCCCAGTGAGGCGGCGCAGAGCCTGGAGGCGGGCGCTCAGGAGGCGCACCCGGTCCCGCCCGAGGTCGCCCTGCTGGAGAAACCGGCCGCCATCCAGCTGGCACCCGGCCAGGAGAGGGCCCGCATGGGGACCCGGCCCCGGAACCAGAACCCGCTGCCACCGTTGCCGCCACCAGCCCCCGTGACCCCCATGACCCCCGCGGCAGTCCACTCCCTCTGCAGCTCCG GAAACACGGGGCTGATGGAGGCTGTTACCGGGGCAACCGGAGCCGTGGGAAAGCGGCGCCTGGAGGAGCGCTCCACCTTTGACAAGAGGCTGAGGGTCAGCGTCCGCCAGACGGAGAGCGCCTACCGCTACCGCGACATCGTGGTGAAAAAACAAGATGGCTTCACCTACATCCTGCTGTCCACCAAGAGCTCCGAGAACAACGCTCTCAACCCGGAG GTGATGAAGGAGATCCAGAGCGCCATGGCGACAGCGGCGTCCGATGACAGCAAGCTGGTGTTGATCGGCGCCGTCGGCAGTGTCTTCTGCTGCGGCCTTGACTTCCTGTACTTCATCAGGCGACTGGCGGACGACAGGAAGAAGGAGAGCATCAAGATGGCTGAAACCATCAG GACCTTCGTCAACACCTTCATCCAGTTCAGGAAGCCCATCGTGGCGGCAGTGAACGGCCCGGCACTCGGACTCGGTGCCGCCCTCCTGCCTCTGTGCGACGTGGTGTGGGCCAATGAGAAGGCTTGGTTCCAGACGCCGTACTCCACCTGCGGCCAGACGCCCGACGGCTGCAGCTCCTTCACCTTCCCTCGCATCATGGGCCCGGCCTCG GCTAACGAGTTGCTGCTGGGCGGCAGGAAGCTGACGGCCCAGGAGGCGTGTCTTAAGGGTTTGGTGTCGCAGGTGTTGTGGCCGGGAACATTCACGCAGGAAGTGATGCTACGGATCAAGGAGCTGGTGGCTGTCGACTCTCAG GTTCTGCAGGAGTCCAAAGCCCTGATGAGGAGCACCAGCCGCGGCGCCCTGGAGCAAGCCAACGAGCGCGAGTGTGAAGCCCTGAAGCGCGTCTGGGGATCCCTGCAGGGAACGGACTCCATCCTGCAGTTTCTGCAGAAGAGAACAGAACTCTgctag
- the LOC102224640 gene encoding inositol monophosphatase 1-like isoform X2, translated as MADILQNVMDHAVAVARKAGEVVREALSDDRKVMTKSSAVDLVTQTDQKVEKLIIQSVKEKFPQHRFIGEESVAAGEPSILTDDPTWIIDPIDGTTNFVHAFPFVAISIGFTINKRVEVGVVYSCLEDKMFTARRGGGAFCNGEPLQVSDQTDVHRSIIATEFGSNRDPEVVDKIFSSLRNILSLPVHGVRGAGTAAVNLSLVASGCVEAYYEMGMHVWDIAAGSLLVLEAGGIVMDVDGGDADLMSRRILAANNRSVALRLVEQIAPYRPDRDDAPPAACD; from the exons ATGGCTGACATCCTGCAAAATGTTATGGATCACGCAGTCGCTGTCGCACGGAAAGCTGGAGAG GTGGTGCGTGAGGCTCTGAGTGATGACAGGAAGGTGATGACCAAGAGCTCAGCCGTTGATTTAGTCACTCAAACTGACCAGAAGGTGGAAAAACTCATCATCCAATCAGTGAAAGAGAAATTCCCTCAGCACAG GTTCATAGGGGAGGAGTCCGTAGCGGCAGGTGAGCCGAGCATCCTGACGGATGATCCCACCTGGATCATCGATCCCATCGACGGAACAACCAACTTCGTTCACGC GTTTCCCTTCGTCGCCATCTCCATCGGCTTCACCATCAACAAGAGG GTGGAGGTGGGCGTGGTCTACAGCTGCCTGGAGGACAAGATGTTCACCGCCCGGCGGGGCGGGGGCGCATTCTGCAACGGGGAGCCGCTGCAGGTTTCTGATCAGACAG ATGTTCACCGTTCCATCATCGCCACCGAGTTCGGATCCAACAGAGACCCAGAAGTCGTGGACAAAATCTTCAGTAGCCTGAGGAACATCCTGAGCCTCCCAGTGCACGG GGTGCGCGGCGCCGGCACCGCGGCCGTCAACCTGAGCCTGGTTGCGTCCGGCTGCGTGGAGGCCTACTATGAGATGGGGATGCACGTCTGGGACATTGCTGCCGGATCATTGCTGGTTCTGGAGGCCGGAGGAATCGTGATGGATGTGGACG GTGGTGACGCAGACCTGATGTCCAGGAGGATCTTGGCGGCCAACAACCGCAGCGTGGCGCTGAGGCTGGTGGAGCAGATCGCCCCCTACAGGCCGGACAGAGATGACGCGCCGCCTGCTGCCTGTGATTAA
- the rpp40 gene encoding ribonuclease P protein subunit p40 isoform X1, translating into MCADLSRTQRNLLVCERSSFLDEKNRVSSQVEQLRFNYKVSVLLPECGSAPSHLESILNSFSSFYLIKKLPLYELLDKDFLQSAVYQGSVYGLSFRTRIDEDNCVALMPNGHLVFSLDKDTFETLGLEGRPSRSNRTSSRYEVTVDLRDGSMAPGGRGYLRLLQALTSRLKLQMDFLISHHPGGGASLQPLLSRCDWSERRPDVGRCALSRLVHPSLRSCDPHDLLEWIGAVDASVSRENSSSDFLSTLTCLEPEATVSRAVSVSACGLLLPQDLQHLVEELRCHLQQAQTNSWASVTVHGFTDSPVSWDDDERDVLTGGHDLYNLLMFPDHTYRLHLAAGAQNTCPP; encoded by the exons ATGTGTGCGGACCTGAGTCGAACCCAGCGAAACCTGCTGGTCTGTGAGCGGTCCAGTTTTCTGGACGAAAAGAATCGCGTCAGTTCCCAGGTGGAGCAGCTGCGCTTCAACTACAAG GTATCTGTGCTGCTACCTGAGtgtggctccgccccctctcACCTGGAGTCCATCCTGaacagcttcagcagcttctaCCTGATCAAGAAGCTGCCCTTATATGAGCTGCTGGACAAAGACTTCCTACAGAGCGCCGTGTACCAAG GCAGCGTGTACGGTCTGTCCTTCAGAACTCGGATCGACGAGGATAACTGCGTCGCTCTAATGCCAAACG gtcaCCTGGTGTTCTCTCTGGATAAGGACACCTTCGAAACGCTGGGCCTTGAGGGCCGACCTTCCagatccaacagaaccagcagcagataCG AGGTAACGGTGGACCTGAGGGATGGCAGCATGGCCCCTGGTGGGCGGGGCTACCTGAGGCTCCTCCAGGCTCTGACGTCACGCCTGAAGCTGCAGATGGACTTCCTGATCTCGCATCATCCAG GGGGCGGGGCCTCGCTGCAGCCCCTCCTATCTCGCTGCGATTGGTCAGAACGCAGACCGGATGTCGGCCGGTGCGCCCTGAGCCGCCTGGTCCACCCCTCCCTGCGGTCGTGTGACCCCCACGACCTCCTGGAGTGGATCGGCGCCGTGGACGCCTCCGTCAGCCG TGAGAATTCATCCAGCGACTTTCTGTCTACTCTCACCTGTCTGGAACCGGAGGCGACCGTCAGCCGGGCAGTGAGCGTGTCGGCCTGCGGCCTGCTGCTGCCGCAGGACCTGCAGCACCTAGTGGAGGAGCTGAg GTGTCACCTGCAGCAGGCCCAGACAAACTCCTGGGCTTCTGTGACGGTTCACGGCTTCACCGACAGTCCGGTGTCCTGGGACGACGACGAGCGCGACGTCCTGACCGGAGGTCACGACCTCTACAACCTGCTGATGTTCCCTGATCACACATACCGCCTACACCTGGCCGCTGGGGCACAGAACACCTGCCCGCCCTGA
- the LOC102224640 gene encoding inositol monophosphatase 1-like isoform X1, producing the protein MEAGGRGTAAAEEEPGSTIKADHKQVVREALSDDRKVMTKSSAVDLVTQTDQKVEKLIIQSVKEKFPQHRFIGEESVAAGEPSILTDDPTWIIDPIDGTTNFVHAFPFVAISIGFTINKRVEVGVVYSCLEDKMFTARRGGGAFCNGEPLQVSDQTDVHRSIIATEFGSNRDPEVVDKIFSSLRNILSLPVHGVRGAGTAAVNLSLVASGCVEAYYEMGMHVWDIAAGSLLVLEAGGIVMDVDGGDADLMSRRILAANNRSVALRLVEQIAPYRPDRDDAPPAACD; encoded by the exons atggAGGCGGGAGGCagaggaacagcagcagcagaagaagaaccaGGAAGTACAATCAAAGCAGATCATAAGCAG GTGGTGCGTGAGGCTCTGAGTGATGACAGGAAGGTGATGACCAAGAGCTCAGCCGTTGATTTAGTCACTCAAACTGACCAGAAGGTGGAAAAACTCATCATCCAATCAGTGAAAGAGAAATTCCCTCAGCACAG GTTCATAGGGGAGGAGTCCGTAGCGGCAGGTGAGCCGAGCATCCTGACGGATGATCCCACCTGGATCATCGATCCCATCGACGGAACAACCAACTTCGTTCACGC GTTTCCCTTCGTCGCCATCTCCATCGGCTTCACCATCAACAAGAGG GTGGAGGTGGGCGTGGTCTACAGCTGCCTGGAGGACAAGATGTTCACCGCCCGGCGGGGCGGGGGCGCATTCTGCAACGGGGAGCCGCTGCAGGTTTCTGATCAGACAG ATGTTCACCGTTCCATCATCGCCACCGAGTTCGGATCCAACAGAGACCCAGAAGTCGTGGACAAAATCTTCAGTAGCCTGAGGAACATCCTGAGCCTCCCAGTGCACGG GGTGCGCGGCGCCGGCACCGCGGCCGTCAACCTGAGCCTGGTTGCGTCCGGCTGCGTGGAGGCCTACTATGAGATGGGGATGCACGTCTGGGACATTGCTGCCGGATCATTGCTGGTTCTGGAGGCCGGAGGAATCGTGATGGATGTGGACG GTGGTGACGCAGACCTGATGTCCAGGAGGATCTTGGCGGCCAACAACCGCAGCGTGGCGCTGAGGCTGGTGGAGCAGATCGCCCCCTACAGGCCGGACAGAGATGACGCGCCGCCTGCTGCCTGTGATTAA
- the riok1 gene encoding serine/threonine-protein kinase RIO1: protein MEQVASVSGQFDDAEEDSIQSGHVISDITAQLTSEWLDDEDEDEDDEDEDEEWEWTSPADWTKRINQTGTNCQANRQNPSSKTASSTPTDKVLRKYEQKINLDQLNLEDSVTNKVTANQRQKEAGTYRVKDKSDRATVEQVLDPRTRMILFKMLSRGIISEINGCISTGKEANVYHASTAAGESRAIKIYKTSILQFKDRDKYVSGEFRFRHGYCKGNPRKMVRTWAEKEMRNLIRLQAAGVPSPEPVLLRSHVLLMGFIGKDNRPAPLLKHAVLSGSKARQLYLQVVRDMQRMFQRARLVHADLSEFNMLYHGGDAYIIDVSQAVEHDHPHALDFLRKDCSNVNEFFARRGVAAMTLRELFDFITDPAVSIANMEAYLDKAMATAAQRTAEQRSDRDRVDEEVFKQAYIPRTLTQVRGYERHVELMRSEEAAAISGHHDDVLYQTLTGLKKDLSGVQTVPALLEEDRPSSEEEEEGEEEEEEEDQEGSPMDKKERKRMVKEAQRERRKSKVPKHVKKRKEKVAKMKKGR, encoded by the exons ATGGAACAGGTTGCGAGCGTCTCTGGTCAGTTTGATGACGCAGAGGAGGACAG CATCCAATCAGGGCATGTCATTAGTGACATCACGGCCCAGCTGACGTCAGAGTGGCTggatgatgaggatgaggatgaagatgatgaggatgaagatgaggagtGGGAGTGGACCTCTCCAGCTGATTGGACCAAAAGAATCAACCAGACCGGCACCAACTGTCAG GCCAACCGGCAGAACCCGTCCAGCAAGACGGCGTCATCAACTCCGACCGACAAGGTTCTGAGGAAATATGAGCAGAAGATCAATCTTG ACCAGCTGAACTTGGAGGACAGTGTGACCAACAAGGTGACGGCCAATCAGAGGCAGAAGGAGGCCGGAAC GTACAGAGTGAAGGACAAATCAGACCGCGCCACCGTAGAGCAG GTGTTGGACCCTCGGACTCGGATGATTCTGTTCAAGATGCTGAGTCGCGGAATCATCAGCGAGATCAACGGCTGCATCAGCACCGGGAAGGAG GCCAACGTTTACCACGCCAGCACGGCGGCTGGAGAAAGCAGAGCCATCAAGATCTACAAGACATCCATCCTGCAGTTCAAGGACCGGGACAAGTACGTCAGCGGAGAGTTCAG GTTCCGCCACGGCTACTGTAAAGGAAACCCCAGGAAGATGGTGAGAACCTGGGCCGAGAAAGAGATGAGGAACCTGATCAG GCTGCAGGCGGCCGGCGTTCCCAGTCCAGAACCGGTTCTGCTTCGGAGTCACGTTCTGCTAATGGGTTTCATCGGAAAAGACAACAG GCCGGCTCCTCTGCTGAAGCACGCGGTTTTGAGCGGGTCCAAGGCCCGGCAGCTGTACCTGCAGGTGGTCCGGGACATGCAGCGGATGTTCCAGCGGGCCCGGCTCGTCCACGCCGACCTGAGCGAGTTCAACATGCT GTACCATGGCGGAGACGCTTACATCATCGACGTGTCGCAGGCGGTGGAGCACGACCATCCACACGCCCTGGACTTCCTGCGCAAGGACTGCAGCAACGTCAACG AGTTCTTTGCGCGGCGCGGCGTGGCGGCCATGACGTTGCGGGAGCTGTTCGACTTCATCACTGACCCGGCCGTCTCCATCGCCAATATGGAGGCATACCTGGACAAG GCCATGGCGACGGCGGCCCAGCGCACGGCGGAGCAGCGATCGGACCGGGACCGGGTCGACGAGGAG GTGTTTAAGCAGGCCTACATCCCGCGAACCCTGACCCAGGTGAGAGGCTACGAGCGCCACGTGGAGCTGATGAGGTCCGAGGAGGCGGCGGCCATTAGCGGTCACCATGACGAC GTTCTGTACCAGACGCTGACGGGCCTGAAGAAGGACCTCTCTGGAGTCCAGACG GTTCCGGCGCTGCTGGAGGAGGACCGGCCTTCatcagaggaggaagaggagggtgaggaagaggaggaagaggaggaccaAGAGGGAAGTCCAATGGATAAGAAG gagaggaagaggatggtGAAGGAGGCccagagggagaggaggaagagcaaaGTCCCCAAACACGTGAAGAAGAGGAAAGAGAAGGTGGCCAAGATGAAGAAGGGCCGATGA
- the rpp40 gene encoding ribonuclease P protein subunit p40 isoform X3, which yields MCADLSRTQRNLLVCERSSFLDEKNRVSSQVEQLRFNYKVSVLLPECGSAPSHLESILNSFSSFYLIKKLPLYELLDKDFLQSAVYQGSVYGLSFRTRIDEDNCVALMPNGHLVFSLDKDTFETLGLEGRPSRSNRTSSRYEVTVDLRDGSMAPGGRGYLRLLQALTSRLKLQMDFLISHHPGGGASLQPLLSRCDWSERRPDVGRCALSRLVHPSLRSCDPHDLLEWIGAVDASVSRENSSSDFLSTLTCLEPEATVSRAVSVSACGLLLPQDLQHLVEELSRPRQTPGLL from the exons ATGTGTGCGGACCTGAGTCGAACCCAGCGAAACCTGCTGGTCTGTGAGCGGTCCAGTTTTCTGGACGAAAAGAATCGCGTCAGTTCCCAGGTGGAGCAGCTGCGCTTCAACTACAAG GTATCTGTGCTGCTACCTGAGtgtggctccgccccctctcACCTGGAGTCCATCCTGaacagcttcagcagcttctaCCTGATCAAGAAGCTGCCCTTATATGAGCTGCTGGACAAAGACTTCCTACAGAGCGCCGTGTACCAAG GCAGCGTGTACGGTCTGTCCTTCAGAACTCGGATCGACGAGGATAACTGCGTCGCTCTAATGCCAAACG gtcaCCTGGTGTTCTCTCTGGATAAGGACACCTTCGAAACGCTGGGCCTTGAGGGCCGACCTTCCagatccaacagaaccagcagcagataCG AGGTAACGGTGGACCTGAGGGATGGCAGCATGGCCCCTGGTGGGCGGGGCTACCTGAGGCTCCTCCAGGCTCTGACGTCACGCCTGAAGCTGCAGATGGACTTCCTGATCTCGCATCATCCAG GGGGCGGGGCCTCGCTGCAGCCCCTCCTATCTCGCTGCGATTGGTCAGAACGCAGACCGGATGTCGGCCGGTGCGCCCTGAGCCGCCTGGTCCACCCCTCCCTGCGGTCGTGTGACCCCCACGACCTCCTGGAGTGGATCGGCGCCGTGGACGCCTCCGTCAGCCG TGAGAATTCATCCAGCGACTTTCTGTCTACTCTCACCTGTCTGGAACCGGAGGCGACCGTCAGCCGGGCAGTGAGCGTGTCGGCCTGCGGCCTGCTGCTGCCGCAGGACCTGCAGCACCTAGTGGAGGAGCTGAg CAGGCCCAGACAAACTCCTGGGCTTCTGTGA
- the rpp40 gene encoding ribonuclease P protein subunit p40 isoform X2, protein MTRSLVLIVCRPAALPAQVSVLLPECGSAPSHLESILNSFSSFYLIKKLPLYELLDKDFLQSAVYQGSVYGLSFRTRIDEDNCVALMPNGHLVFSLDKDTFETLGLEGRPSRSNRTSSRYEVTVDLRDGSMAPGGRGYLRLLQALTSRLKLQMDFLISHHPGGGASLQPLLSRCDWSERRPDVGRCALSRLVHPSLRSCDPHDLLEWIGAVDASVSRENSSSDFLSTLTCLEPEATVSRAVSVSACGLLLPQDLQHLVEELRCHLQQAQTNSWASVTVHGFTDSPVSWDDDERDVLTGGHDLYNLLMFPDHTYRLHLAAGAQNTCPP, encoded by the exons ATGACCAGAAGTTTGGTTCTGATCGTCTGTCGTCCCGCAGCGTTACCTGCCCAG GTATCTGTGCTGCTACCTGAGtgtggctccgccccctctcACCTGGAGTCCATCCTGaacagcttcagcagcttctaCCTGATCAAGAAGCTGCCCTTATATGAGCTGCTGGACAAAGACTTCCTACAGAGCGCCGTGTACCAAG GCAGCGTGTACGGTCTGTCCTTCAGAACTCGGATCGACGAGGATAACTGCGTCGCTCTAATGCCAAACG gtcaCCTGGTGTTCTCTCTGGATAAGGACACCTTCGAAACGCTGGGCCTTGAGGGCCGACCTTCCagatccaacagaaccagcagcagataCG AGGTAACGGTGGACCTGAGGGATGGCAGCATGGCCCCTGGTGGGCGGGGCTACCTGAGGCTCCTCCAGGCTCTGACGTCACGCCTGAAGCTGCAGATGGACTTCCTGATCTCGCATCATCCAG GGGGCGGGGCCTCGCTGCAGCCCCTCCTATCTCGCTGCGATTGGTCAGAACGCAGACCGGATGTCGGCCGGTGCGCCCTGAGCCGCCTGGTCCACCCCTCCCTGCGGTCGTGTGACCCCCACGACCTCCTGGAGTGGATCGGCGCCGTGGACGCCTCCGTCAGCCG TGAGAATTCATCCAGCGACTTTCTGTCTACTCTCACCTGTCTGGAACCGGAGGCGACCGTCAGCCGGGCAGTGAGCGTGTCGGCCTGCGGCCTGCTGCTGCCGCAGGACCTGCAGCACCTAGTGGAGGAGCTGAg GTGTCACCTGCAGCAGGCCCAGACAAACTCCTGGGCTTCTGTGACGGTTCACGGCTTCACCGACAGTCCGGTGTCCTGGGACGACGACGAGCGCGACGTCCTGACCGGAGGTCACGACCTCTACAACCTGCTGATGTTCCCTGATCACACATACCGCCTACACCTGGCCGCTGGGGCACAGAACACCTGCCCGCCCTGA